GTCTCTTTGGTTTTGTCCCAATTGCGGTTGGTATCGTCTTTTGCGCCGGACCAAGTGCTGGAACAAGCTGACAGGATAAGGGCTGCGGCAGCCAATGCAAACAGTTTTTTCATACTAGATTCCTTTCAAGTTATCAATGATTAAGAAGGTTTTCGGACGTTTTTCGCAATATAATAAGAAAACTTGCTTGAGCAAGGTATTGTTTCAGACGGCCTGATGAATAAAGGCCGTCTGAAAATACTTTAAGCCATAGTGCGGATGTCGGTAAAGTGGCCGGTAACCGCGGCTGCGGCTGCCATGGCAGGGCTGACGAGGTGGGTGCGTCCGCCGTTGCCTTGACGGCCTTCAAAGTTACGGTTGGAAGTAGAGGCGCAACGTTGTCCCGGGGTCAAGCGGTCGGCATTCATGGCGAGGCACATTGAGCAGCCCGGCTCGCGCCATTCAAAACCGGCTTCGATAAATACTTCGTGCAAGCCTTCTTTTTCTGCCTGCTCTTTAACCAAACCGGAGCCAGGGACAATCAATACGCGTTGTACATTGTCCGCTTTTTTGCGGCCTTTGGCGATAGCGGCAGCTTCGCGTAAGTCTTCAATACGGCTGTTGGTGCAAGAACCGATAAAGACGATATCGACAGGGATTTCGTTTAATGGCGTACCGGCTTCCAAGCCCATGTATTCAAGGGCGCGTTCCATGCCGCTGCGTTTGACCGGATCGGCTTCTTCGGCAGGATTAGGCACTTTGCCGCTGATGTCTAAAACCATTTCAGGCGAGGTGCCCCAAGTTACTTGAGGCTCGATGTCTTCGGCTTTGAAGTGGTATTCTTTATCAAATACGGCACCTTCGTCAGACACCAGCGTGCGCCAGTATTCGACGGCTTTGTCCCATGCTTCGCCTTTAGGTGCGAAAGGTTTGCCTTTTACATAGTCGATGGTGGTTTGGTCGACGGCAACCATGCCTGAGCGCGCACCGGCTTCAATCGCCATATTGCACAAGGTCATGCGGCCTTCCATAGAAAGGCTGCGGATGGCTTCGCCACCAAATTCAATGGCGTAGCCTGTGCCGCCGGCCGTACCAATTTGACCGATGATATAAAGCGCTACGTCTTTGGCGGTAACGCCGGGTTTCAGACGGCCTTCAACGGCAATCAGCATGGATTTGGATTTTTTTGCGGTAATGCACTGGGTCGCCATGGTGTGCTCGACTTCGGAAGTACCGATACCGTGCGCCAATGCGCCGAATGCGCCATGGGTAGAAGTGTGCGAGTCGCCGCAGACAACGGTCATGCCGGGCAGGGTAGCGCCTTGTTCCGGGCCCATAACGTGTACGATGCCTTGGCCTTTATCCATAAACGGGAAGTAGGCGAGTGCGCCAAACTCTTTAATGTTTTTGTCCAAGGTATCGACTTGCAGCTTGGAAATCGGGTCTTGGATACCTTTGTCCCAGTCGCCGGTCGGAGTGTTGTGGTCGGCTGTGGAGACCACGCTGTCGATACGCCAGAGTTTGCGGCCGGCCATTTTCAAGCCTTCAAATGCTTGCGGGCTGGTTACTTCGTGAACCAGGTGGCGGTCGATGTAAAGCAGGACAGTGCCGTCTTCTTCTTCGCGGACGACGTGGCTGTTCCAAAGTTTATCGTAAAGGGTTTGTGCGCTCATGATGAGTATTCTTTGCTATTGGTAGGTATGAATGATGGTTTGCGTTTATGGGCGGATTTTAGGCTTTTTATAGGGGCTGCGCAATAGGAATTTGTCCAATTTTTAAAATTTGTTGTAAAGTTTCAAAAACACTTGTCAAAAATTAGACAAATTGTAGAATTGTTGACAAAAAGATTCATCTTATCTGAAAGAATGCTTGTCGAAATGTACTAAAAAGTTCTATCATTCTCACTCAACATCCACACTTACCAAGAGGTATAGAAAATGAAATTACCGGTAATGGCTCCTGAGCATCTGACTCAATTACGGAAATTTGAGAAAAAAGTCCTTGCCAATCATGCCAAAATCGAAGCATGGTTCCGTTCGCAATGGAACGAACACCGTCCGCCATTTTATGGTTCGGTTGACATCCGTAATGCCGGTTACAAAATTTCATCTATCGATATGAACCTGTTTCCGGGCGGCTTCAATAATTTAAATCCCAACTTTATCCCGCTGGCGGCGGTTGCCGCGCAAGATGCGGTACAGCGCGCATGTGAAACGGCCAAATCCGTATTGATTATTCCTGAAAACCACACACGCAACACATTCTATCTGCAAAACGTTTACGCACTCAGCGAGATTTTGCGTTCGGCAGGATACGAAGTGCGCTTGGGCAGCTTGAATCCTGAAGTGACTGAGCCAACCGAGTTTGAAACCGCGTTGGGCGACAAAATTTTGCTTGAGCCTTTATTGCGTACCCGTGAGCGTGTACATCTCGCAGACGGCTTCTCGCCTTGCGTTGTTTTGTTGAATAATGACTTGTCTGCGGGCATCCCTGAAATCCTTAAAGACATCAGCCAAACCGTATTGCCGCCATTGCACGGCGGTTGGACGACTCGCCGTAAAACCGAACACTTCGGCGCGTACAACCAAGTTGCAGCCGACTTTGCCAAGTTGATTGACATCGACGAATGGCAAATCAATCCTTATTTTGAAAAAATCAGCGGTTTGGATTTCCAAGAGCGTGAAGGTGAGGATGCGTTGGCAGGCGCGGTAGAGCGCGTATTGGCGAAAATTCAAGCCAAATACGATGAATTGGGCATTACCGACCAGCCTTTCGTTATTGTGAAAGCCGACGCAGGTACTTATGGCATGGGCGTGATGAGCGTTAAATCTGCGGATGAAGTGCGCGGCTTGAACCGTAAAAACCGCAATAAAATGGCGAAAGTCAAAGAAGGTTTGGAAGTCAGCGAAGTCATTGTCCAAGAAGGTATTTATACCTACGAAACCATGAACGGCGCCGTGTGTGAACCTGTCGTTTATATGATGGACCGTTTCGTTATCGGCGGCTTCTTCCGCGTACACGAAGGGCGCGGCGCAGACGAAAACCTTAACGCCGGCGGCATGGTATTCGTCCCGCTGTCCAACAGCATTCCCACCGGCAGTGGCGACAATTCCCAAGAAGCGCCCGAAGCCTGCAAGCGCGTATTTGAACAATGGGACTCGCTCGGCATGCCACGCTCCGAAAAAGACTGCGACGTGGACAACGAACACAACCGTCTATACGTTTATGGCGTAATGGCGCGCCTGTCCTTGCTTGCCGCTGCATTGGAGCTGGAGAAAACCGCGCCTCAAGCCTAATAAAGCGTTGATAGATATTGTCAGGCCGTCTGAAAATCAGTTTTCAGACGGCCTTTTATGTCTGTACAATCCATTCAAACCAATAAACGTGATTTCTTTTTATGAATAAACCAGCCAATCCTGTTGAGACAAACGACAATCTGCAAGAGCAGGCCATGCAGCGCAGCAACACGGACAATGCGCCGCGTTCTGCCATCCACCAAACCTTATATTCCGCCGATACCTTTGTTCAGCATGATTATCTTGCCGGAAAGGCTTTGCCCGATATTGCACGCCCGCAAGAAGGCCAAATCAACTGGCTGCATTTTGTCGGCATCAATGATGCTGCTTTGCTCAAACACGCGCTTGAGCCTTACGGCATCCATGAGCTGGTTATTGAAGACATTCTCAGCCGCAAGCAGCGCCCGAAAATCGAAGACTACGGCAACTATGTGTTTACTGCCGCACAGGTTTACCATTACACCACCACAGGCAAGCTCCATTCCGACCAAGTGTATGTGATTATCGGCAAAGATTTTGTGTTGTCTTTCCAACAAAAACCGCTGGGCTTGTTCAGCCATCTCCGCCGGCAGATGCATGAAAATCCGCACAATATTTTGAACAAAAATACGGCGTTTCTTGCTTATTGCCTGCTTGACCGTATTGTGGACGACTATTTCATCGTTTTGGAATCGTACAACAACCGTGTCGAAGCAATAGACAAGTCCCTGTTTAAAAATGAAAACAGCGATATTCTCAGTAAGATTCACCGCCTCAAGCGCGATGCCGTCCGTCTGCGGCGCACGCTTTTGCCATTGCGCGATGTGTTTTACCAACTGGCCGTACGCGGCGATTTTGCCATTTTCAAAGGCGAATCGACCGTCTATCTGCGCGACGTGTACGACCACAATATGCAGCTTATCGAATCGCTTGATGCCTCGCGTGATATGGTGTTGAGCATGATGGACATTTATCTTTCCTTCCAATCCAACCGCATGAACCAGCAAATGCGCGTGTTGACGGTTATTACCATCATCTTTATGCCGCTGACCGTCATCACCGGCATCTACGGCATGAACTTCGACAATATGCCCGAGCTACATTGGCATTACGGCTATTTCATGGTTTTGGGTGTGATGCTGTGCATTATCATCGGACTGCTGATTTTCTTCTCACGTAGAAAATGGCTGTAAACGGGTAGGCAAGGGGTTGAAATTCAACGATTAAAAACGGTAGAATAATTTTGCACACGTGCAGTCTGAAGTTTTCAGACAATTTAAAAATAAATATCAAAAGGAGAATAAACGATGAAACCGGAACGCCAACTTCCTTCCCATGAACTGATCATGTCCGAGCTGATGATGCCTTATACGGCAAACTTTAGCGGCAATGTCCATGGTGGCGATCTTTTGCGCCTGCTCGACCAAGTGGCATATTCCTGCGCCTGCCGTTACAGCGGTACCTATTGCGTTACTCTGTCTGTTGATAAAGTATTGTTTAAAGAGCCTATTCATGTCGGCGAACTGGTAACCTTTTACGCCAGTATCAACTACACAGGCCGCACTTCTATGGAAGTCGGTATTCGGGTTGAGGCGCAAAACATCCACACCGGCAAAGTGCGTCATACCAACAGCTGCTACTTCACCATGGTTGCCGTTGAAGACGGTAAGCCGGTTCCTGTACCGCCTTTGGAAATCAATACACCGCGCCAACGTTGCCGTTATGAAAGGGCTAAAAAGCGTAAAGAGTTGAGTCTGCAGGCTGCGAACGAAGATTCTGGCTGCAACTAAATTGAATTTATTAAATAATGAAGGCCGTCTGAAATCCTGTTTCAGACGGCCTTCACGCAAAAGCCATAAACCGCTTGTTTTGTGGTAGAATCAACAAGATTTTTGCCATACGAAATTACAGATAATCATGACCGACGCAACCATCCGCAACGACCATAAATTTGCACTTGAAACCCTGCCTGTCAGCCTTGAAGACGAAATGCGCAAGAGCTACCTCGATTACGCCATGAGCGTAATTGTGGGGCGAGCCCTGCCGGATGTCCGCGACGGTCTCAAGCCGGTACACCGCCGCGTGTTGTACGCGATGCACGAGTTGAAAAACAACTGGAATTCCGCCTATAAAAAATCGGCGCGTATCGTCGGCGACGTTATCGGTAAATACCACCCCCACGGCGATATAGCCGTTTACGACACCATCGTCCGCATGGCGCAAGACTTCTCCATGCGTTATGTGTTGATCGACGGTCAGGGCAACTTCGGTTCTGTCGACGGCTTGGCAGCAGCAGCCATGCGTTATACCGAAATCCGCATGGAAAAAATTTCCCATGAAATGCTGGCGGATATTGAAGAAGAAACCGTCAACTTCGGCCCCAACTATGACGGCAGCGAACATGAGCCGCTGGTATTGCCGACCCGTTTCCCTGCGCTGTTGGTCAATGGTTCGTCTGGTATTGCCGTCGGTATGGCAACCAATATTCCGCCACACAATTTGGGCGATACCATCAATGCCTGCCTGCGTTTGTTGGATGAGCCTGAAACTGAAATCGACGAGCTGATCAATATCATCCAAGCGCCCGATTTCCCAACAGGTGCGACTATTTACGGCTTAAGTGGCGTGCGCGAAGGCTATAAAACCGGCCGTGGCCGCGTGGTAATGCGCGGTAAAACCCATATTGAGCCTATCGGCAAAAACGGTGAACGCGAAGCCATCGTTATCGATGAAATCCCATATCAAGTAAACAAAGCCAAGCTGGTTGAGAAAATTGGCGAGTTGGTACGCGAAAAAACGTTGGAAGGCGTATCTGACCTGCGCGATGAGTCCGACAAATCCGGTATGCGTGTCGTGATTGAATTGAAACGCAATGAAAATGCCGAAGTCGTTTTGAACCAACTCTACAAACTGACCCAGCTGCAAGACAGCTTCGGTATCAACATGGTGGCCCTGGTTGACGGCCAACCGCGTTTGCTGAACCTGAAACAAATCCTGTCCGAGTTCCTGCGCCACCGTCGCGAAGTCGTTACCCGTCGTACTTTGTTCCGCCTGAAAAAAGCGCGTCATGAAGGCCATATTGCCGAAGGTAAAGCGGTGGCCTTGTCCAATATCGACGAAATCATCCGTCTGATTAAAGAATCTGCCAATGCGCCGGAAGCCAAAGAAAAACTGCTGTCCCGCCCATGGCGCAGCAGCTTGGTTGAAGACATGCTCAGCCGCACGGATTTAGACCTGCACATGATGCGCCCTGAAGGCTTGCCAGAGAATTTGGGCCTGCACAGCCAAGGCTATTATCTGAGCGAATTGCAAGCCGATGCCATCCTGCGCATGAGCCTGCGTAACCTGACCGGCCTCGATCAGGAAGAAATTGTCGGCGAATATAAAAACCTGATGAGCAAAATCATTGATTTTGTGGATATTCTTTCCAAACCAGAGCGCGTTACCCAAATCATCCGCGAAGAATTGGCAGACATTAAAGCCAACTTTGGCGATGAGCGTCGCAGCGAAATCAATCCGTTTGGCGGCGATATTGCCGATGAAGACCTGATTCCGCAACGCGAAATGGTCGTTACCCTGACTCATGGCGGCTACATCAAAACCCAGCCGACAACCGATTATCAGGCGCAACGTCGCGGTGGTCGTGGCAAACAGGCAGCGGCAACCAAAGACGAAGACTTCATCGAAACCCTGTTTGTTGCCAACACGCATGATTATTTGATGTGCTTTACCAATTTGGGCAAGTGCCATTGGATTAAAGTGTACAAACTGCCGGAAGGCGGCCGCAACAGCCGCGGTCGTCCGATCAACAACGTTATCCAATTGGAAGAAGGCGAAAAAGTCAGCGCCATCTTGGCCGTCCGCGAGTTCCCGGAAGACCAATACGTTTTCTTCGCCACTGCACAAGGCATGGTGAAAAAAGTCCAGCTGTCTGCATTTAAAAACGTTCGTAGCCAAGGCATCAAAGCCATTGCGCTTAAAGAAGGCGATTACTTGGTCGGCGCAGCGCAAACCGGCGGTGCGGACGACATTATGCTGTTCTCCAACTTGGGCAAAGCCATCCGCTTTAACGAATATTGGGAAAAATCCGGTAACGATGAAGCAGAAGATGCCGATATCGAAATCGAAAACGAAGATTCAGACGGCCTGGATGATGAAAATGCCGAAAACGCATTGCCAAGCGGCAAACACGGTGTCCGTCCGTCCGGTCGCGGTAGTGGCGGTTTGCGCGGTATGCGCCTGCCGGCCGATGGCAAGATTGTCAGCCTGATTACCTTCGCCCCTGAAGCCGAGCAAAGCGATTTGCAAGTATTGACCGCTACCGCCAACGGCTATGGTAAACGTACCCCGATTGCTGATTACAGCCGTAAAAACAAAGGCGGTCAAGGCAATATTGCCATCAATACCGGAGAGCGCAACGGCGATTTGGTTGCCGCAACTTTGGTAAGCGAAACCGACGACCTGATGCTGATTACCAGCGGCGGCGTCCTGATTCGTACCAAAGTTGAACAAATCCGCGAGACCGGCCGTGCTGCCGCAGGTGTCCGCCTGATTAATCTGGACGAAGGCGAAACCTTGGTCAGCTTGGAGCGTGTGGCCGAAGAGGCTGAAGATGAAGCCCCTTTAGAAACCGATGCAGCTGAAAACCAAGTGGTAGAAACTGAAGATACTCCGTCTCAAGAATCTTAAACGTCAATGAAAAAGGCCGTCTGAAAAGTTTTCAGACGGCCTGCTTATTCCAAAAGAAAATCCCGTGAGCGCAACCGAACCGTTCGATTTACCTCTTTTTCTGAAAAATCTACCCAATCTGCCGGGCGTGTACCGTTTTTTTGACGAAGACAATAATGTTTTGTATGTCGGCAAAGCGGTCAATCTCAAGCGGCGCGTTTCCAGCTATTTCCAAAAAAGCGACCATTCGCCGCGCATCGCATTGATGGTAAAACAGATTCACCATATCGAAACCACCATCACGCGTTCCGAAGCCGAAGCCCTGATTCTCGAAAACAACTTCATCAAAGCCTTATCGCCGAAATACAATATCCTTTTCCGTGATGACAAAAGTTATCCTTATTTGATGCTCAGCGGCCATCAATATCCGCAAATGGCGTATTACCGCGGCACACTGAAAAAGCCAAATCAATATTTCGGCCCGTATCCCAACAGCAACGCCGTGCGCGACAGCATTCAAGTATTGCAAAAAGTCTTTATGCTGCGTACCTGCGAAGACAGCGTATTCGAGCACCGCGACCGTCCTTGTCTGCTTTACCAAATCAAACGCTGCACCGCGCCTTGTGTCGGCCACATCAGCGAAGAAGATTATCGCGACAGCGTGCGCGAAGCCGCGACTTTCCTTAATGGCAAAACCGACGAACTGACGCGTACCTTGCAACACAAAATGCAAACCGCCGCCGCTAATCTGCAATTTGAAGAAGCCGCCCGTTACCGCGATCAAATTCAAGCGCTCGGCATCATGCAGAGTAATCAGTTTATCGACAGCAAAAATCCGAACAATCCAAACGATATCGATTTGCTCGCGCTGGCAGTTTCAGACGGCCTGGTTTGCGTACACTGGGTCAGCATCCGCGGTGGCCGGCACGTCGGCGATAAAAGCTTTTTCCCCGACACCAAAAACGATCCCGAGCCAAATGGACAAGATTACGCCGAAGCCTTCGTAGCCCAACATTATTTGGGCAAAAGCAAACCCGACATCATTATTAGCAACTTTCCCGTTCCCGATGCGCTGAAAGAGGCTTTGGAGGGCGAACACGGCAAGCAGATGCAGTTTGTCACCAAAACCATAGGCGAACGCAAAGTCTGGTTGAAAATGGCGGAACAAAACGCGCAAATGGCGATTGCTCAACGCCGCCTGCAACAAAGCAGCCAGCAACACCGCATTGATGAACTGGCCAAAATCCTCGGCATGGATTCAGACGGCCTCAACCGCCTTGAATGTTTCGATATCAGCCACACACAAGGCGAGGCCACTATTGCGTCCTGCGTTGTGTACGATGAGCAAAACATCCAGCCTTCGCAATACCGCCGCTACAACATCACGACTGCCAAGCCCGGCGACGACTACGCCGCCATGCGCGAAGTGTTGACGCGCCGTTACGGCAAAATGCAGGAAGCCGAAGCCAACGGCGAAAGCGTCAAATGGCCGGATGTCGTGTTGATTGACGGCGGCAAAGGGCAAATCGGTGTAGCCGTATCGGTATGGGAAGAACTCGGGCTGCATATTCCTTTGGTCGGTATCGCCAAAGGCCCCGAGCGCAAAGCCGGTATGGAAGAACTCATACTGCCTTTTACCGGCGAAGTCTTCCGCCTGCCGCCCAACAGCCCGGCCTTGCATTTATTGCAAACTGTACGGGATGAGTCGCACCGCTTTGCGATTACAGGCCACCGCAAAAAACGCGACAAAGCACGCGTTACTTCCTCACTCAGCGAAATCCCCGGTATCGGCAGCAAACGCCGCCAAGCATTGCTTACCCGATTTGGCGGTTTACGCGGCGTGATTGCGGCCAGCCGTGAGGACTTGGAAAAAGTTGAAGGCATCAGCAAAGCCTTGGCGGAAACCATTTACGAGCATCTGCACTGATTGGCTTGAACAGCAAAAAGGAACAATATGAAACCTGTCATCATTAAGAATATCGAGATCGGCAAAGGCCTGCCTAAAATTGCCGTGCCGCTGGTGGCTGCCAATACGCAGGAATTGAAGCAGGCTTTGCGTATCTTAACAGATACGGCTTTTGACATCATTGAATTTCGTGCGGATTTTTTCCAAAAAGCGCTTGATGCCGATTTTATTGCCGAACAATTAGGTATCGCTCGACAGGCTTTTCCTGACAAGCCCTTACTGTTTACGTTTAGAAGGGCGCAAGAGGGCGGCAATACGCCTTGTTCTGACGACTATTATTTTGAATTATTGGAAAAAATCATCCGTTCCAAACAAGCCGATATTATCGACATCGAGCTTTTTGCCGAGGAAAGCAGCGTAAAACAAACCATTGCTTTGGCGCATGAGTATCAAACTGCCGCCTTACTTTGTAATCACGATTTCCAATCCACGCCGTCTTTGACAGACATTACAGGCCGTCTGAAAACAATGGCCGAGTGGGGCGCGGATATCTGCAAAATTGCCGTGATGCCGCAATCGCCGCAAGATGTATTGACTTTATTGCAGGCAACATATGATGTTTCACAAATTATCGACCGCCCGATTATTACTATGTCTATGGGTAAAATCGGAGCCGTCAGCCGCTTGGCCGGCTCGACTTTCGGCTCGGCCGTTACCTTTGGTGCGGCACAAAAAACGTCGGCCCCCGGCCAAATTGATGCCAACGAATTAAGGAAAATCTTGGCAATTTTGGGATAGTTTAATTATTAATATTCAGGGCTGTCTGAAAAATATTTTTCAGACAGCCTGATTTTTTTAAATTTATTTCTTTTAATTTTAAATAAAATAGGTAACAATGGGTTTCCTATTTTAATAACCAGAGGAGAAATAAAATGACTACTACTAAAGAAAACCTAGCGAACCCAGGTCCAGTAGGCCTGTGTGGCTTTGCATTGACAACTTGGTTGCTCAGTCTGATTAACGGCGGCTTTTTTACTGCTCAAGAGGGTGTCGGCTTAGTTTTGGGCATGGCTCTCGCCTTTGGTGGTATCGCCCAAGTTATTGCCGGTATGTTTGAGTTCAAGAAAGGCAATACGTTTGGCTTTACCGCTTTTATCAGCTATGGCGCCTTCTGGTGGACATGGGCTTTGTTTACCATCTTTTTTAAAGGTGAAACAGCCCCGGCATTTATCGGCTGGTATCTTTGCGCATGGGGTATGTTTTCGCTGATGATGTTTGTGGCTACCTTGACCAAGCCTAAAGTATTGAGCGGTATTTTCTTTTGCTTGACGCTGACTTTCTTTGCTTTGGGTATTGGCGACGGTATGCAAAACCACAGCATCGTCCATATCGGCGGTTGCTTAGGCTTGGTAACTGCACTTGGTGCGTTCTACTTGGCAGCGGCAGAGGTCATCAACGAATCTTTCGGCCGTACTGTTTTGCCGGTTGGTGAGCGTAAATAAGCTTAACCATACAAAATGCCGTCTGAACGGTGGAAATGAAATCAAAGATTTCGACCGCAATGTTCAGACGGCATTTTTTATTTGTCTTCAAATAAATCGACATCAAATAAATCCGGCTCTTTGATGCGCTCCCGACAATCGAGTTTGATGTCTTCAGTAACTCGGCAGCAGCACGGCAAAATTTCTCCGGGCGCGACAAAAGCGAGCGGAAAATTATCATAAGAGACTTTCCCATCCAAGATTTTAACCCGGCATGAACCGCAATAACCGCTGCGACATTGGTATTCAACTTCGTGTCCAGTGCGCTCCAAGCCCTCCAATAAGGTTTCGCCTTGTTGGAGTTGGAAGGTTTTGTCGTGTGTGCTGATGAGTGCCATATGATTTATTTGGATTGGAAAGGCCGTCTGAAACGGTGTAAAGACGAAATCAAAGATTTCTGCCACACCGTTCAGACGGCCTTGATCATAAAACCGAATGTTCGATTACAGCTCGAAATCGCCCAAATCGTCCGCGCTGACTTCCGAATCAATCTGACCGATTAAGTAAGAAGAAATTTCCACTTCCTGCGGCGCAACCTGTACATTGTCAGAAGACAGCCATGCGTTGATCCAAGGAATCGGATTTTGGGTCGCACCTTCAAATCCGGCAGGAAGGCCAACCGCCTGCATACGCAGATTGGTAATGTATTCAACGTATTGAGCCAAAATTTCCTTGTTCAGGCCAATCATTGAGCCGTCTTTAAACAGATAGGCCGCCCATTCTTTTTCCTGCTCGGCTGCTTTTTTGAAGAGGTTGAAACACTCGTCCTGCAATTCATTCGCAATTTCAGCCATTTCAGGATCATCGGCACCGGCACGCATCAGGTTGAGCATATGCTGGGTGCTGGTCAGGTGCAGGGCTTCGTCACGGGCAATCAGTTTGATGATTTTGGCGTTGCCTTCCATCAATTCGCGCTCGGCAAAGGCGAACGAGCAGGCGAATGAAACGTAGAAGCGGATGGCTTCCAATACGTTGACGCACATCAGGCAGAGATAGAGCTTTTTCTTTAACTCACGCAAAGATACGGTAACAAGCTTGCCGCCGATATTGTGCGAACCTTCGCCCAACAGATTGTAATACTGAGTGTATTCAATCAAATCATCGTAATAGCAGGCAATGTCTTCAGCACGGGCGATGATGTATTTGTTTTGCACAATATCATCGAACACGACTGACGGATCATTAACGATATTGCGGATGATATGAGTATAGCTGCGCGAGTGGATGGTTTCGCTGAAGCTCCACGTTTCAATCCAAGTTTCCAGTTCGGGAATCGACACCAAAGGTAAGAACGCAACATTCGGGCTGCGGCCTTGGATAGAATCGAGCAGGGTTTGGTATTTCAGATTGCTGATGAAAATATGTTTTTCATGTTCGGGCAGATTGGCGTAGTCGATACGGTCGCGCGACACGTCGATTTCTTCCGGACGCCAGAAGAAAGACAATTGTTTTTCGATCAGTTTTTCAAATACTTCGTATTTCTGCTGGTCATAACGGGCGACATTTACCGGTTGACCAAAAAACATCGGCTCTTTCAGCGCGTCGTTTTTGGTTTTGGAAAAGGTGCTGTATGACATGGTTAGGTGTTCGCAGGACATAATGTCTCTCTTTTTAAAAATTAGTCGACTTTTCTATTAATTGTTAATTCACCATATGAAACATGTTGAATTTTATCAATAAAGTGCCATCCTAAAATAGCGAAGACTAAAAGAACACTAATAAATACATAAAATTTATATTCAGCTAAGAATGACCAAATGGCATCCATATTTTTCCTTTTCTGGAAAATAACAACTTAGCTTCATATAGTAGTAGGTTTTAATTTAAGAAAATCCTTAAAGCCT
This region of Neisseria subflava genomic DNA includes:
- the yfaE gene encoding class I ribonucleotide reductase maintenance protein YfaE, which produces MALISTHDKTFQLQQGETLLEGLERTGHEVEYQCRSGYCGSCRVKILDGKVSYDNFPLAFVAPGEILPCCCRVTEDIKLDCRERIKEPDLFDVDLFEDK
- the nrdB gene encoding class Ia ribonucleoside-diphosphate reductase subunit beta, with amino-acid sequence MSYSTFSKTKNDALKEPMFFGQPVNVARYDQQKYEVFEKLIEKQLSFFWRPEEIDVSRDRIDYANLPEHEKHIFISNLKYQTLLDSIQGRSPNVAFLPLVSIPELETWIETWSFSETIHSRSYTHIIRNIVNDPSVVFDDIVQNKYIIARAEDIACYYDDLIEYTQYYNLLGEGSHNIGGKLVTVSLRELKKKLYLCLMCVNVLEAIRFYVSFACSFAFAERELMEGNAKIIKLIARDEALHLTSTQHMLNLMRAGADDPEMAEIANELQDECFNLFKKAAEQEKEWAAYLFKDGSMIGLNKEILAQYVEYITNLRMQAVGLPAGFEGATQNPIPWINAWLSSDNVQVAPQEVEISSYLIGQIDSEVSADDLGDFEL
- a CDS encoding acetate uptake transporter, with amino-acid sequence MTTTKENLANPGPVGLCGFALTTWLLSLINGGFFTAQEGVGLVLGMALAFGGIAQVIAGMFEFKKGNTFGFTAFISYGAFWWTWALFTIFFKGETAPAFIGWYLCAWGMFSLMMFVATLTKPKVLSGIFFCLTLTFFALGIGDGMQNHSIVHIGGCLGLVTALGAFYLAAAEVINESFGRTVLPVGERK
- the aroD gene encoding type I 3-dehydroquinate dehydratase — protein: MKPVIIKNIEIGKGLPKIAVPLVAANTQELKQALRILTDTAFDIIEFRADFFQKALDADFIAEQLGIARQAFPDKPLLFTFRRAQEGGNTPCSDDYYFELLEKIIRSKQADIIDIELFAEESSVKQTIALAHEYQTAALLCNHDFQSTPSLTDITGRLKTMAEWGADICKIAVMPQSPQDVLTLLQATYDVSQIIDRPIITMSMGKIGAVSRLAGSTFGSAVTFGAAQKTSAPGQIDANELRKILAILG
- the uvrC gene encoding excinuclease ABC subunit UvrC; this encodes MSATEPFDLPLFLKNLPNLPGVYRFFDEDNNVLYVGKAVNLKRRVSSYFQKSDHSPRIALMVKQIHHIETTITRSEAEALILENNFIKALSPKYNILFRDDKSYPYLMLSGHQYPQMAYYRGTLKKPNQYFGPYPNSNAVRDSIQVLQKVFMLRTCEDSVFEHRDRPCLLYQIKRCTAPCVGHISEEDYRDSVREAATFLNGKTDELTRTLQHKMQTAAANLQFEEAARYRDQIQALGIMQSNQFIDSKNPNNPNDIDLLALAVSDGLVCVHWVSIRGGRHVGDKSFFPDTKNDPEPNGQDYAEAFVAQHYLGKSKPDIIISNFPVPDALKEALEGEHGKQMQFVTKTIGERKVWLKMAEQNAQMAIAQRRLQQSSQQHRIDELAKILGMDSDGLNRLECFDISHTQGEATIASCVVYDEQNIQPSQYRRYNITTAKPGDDYAAMREVLTRRYGKMQEAEANGESVKWPDVVLIDGGKGQIGVAVSVWEELGLHIPLVGIAKGPERKAGMEELILPFTGEVFRLPPNSPALHLLQTVRDESHRFAITGHRKKRDKARVTSSLSEIPGIGSKRRQALLTRFGGLRGVIAASREDLEKVEGISKALAETIYEHLH